Proteins from a single region of Burkholderiales bacterium:
- the metK gene encoding methionine adenosyltransferase yields MMNEYLFTSESVSEGHPDKVADQISDAILDAILAQDKTSRVAAETLCNTGLVVLAGEITTSANIDYIGVARETIRRIGYDNTEYGIDYKGCAVMVCYDKQSPDIKQGVDKAQDDPLNQGAGDQGLMFGYACDETPQLMPLPIFLAHRVVERQSEIRRDGRLPWLRPDAKSQVTIRYVDGKPKEIDTVVLSTQHAPDIGYDKLKEAVIEEIIKPVLPKNMVGAGIKYLVNPTGKFVVGGPQGDCGLTGRKIIVDTYGGAAPHGGGAFSGKDPSKVDRSAAYAARYVAKNIVAARLASKCLVQVAYAIGVARPVSLMVNTFGTGKISDDKIVKLIEVHFDLRPKGIIQSLNLLRPIYLKTASYGHFGRDEPEFTWENLDKAAALAADAGVNREAVHA; encoded by the coding sequence ATCATGAACGAATATCTGTTTACTTCCGAATCGGTTTCGGAAGGGCACCCGGACAAGGTCGCGGACCAGATTTCCGACGCTATTCTGGACGCTATTCTAGCGCAAGACAAAACCTCCAGAGTCGCCGCGGAAACTCTGTGCAACACCGGGCTGGTGGTGCTGGCGGGGGAAATCACCACGAGCGCCAACATCGACTACATCGGTGTAGCGCGCGAGACCATCAGGCGCATTGGCTATGACAACACCGAGTACGGCATCGACTACAAGGGCTGCGCGGTGATGGTCTGCTACGACAAGCAGTCCCCCGATATCAAGCAAGGCGTGGACAAAGCGCAGGACGATCCTCTCAACCAGGGTGCCGGCGACCAGGGGTTGATGTTCGGGTACGCCTGCGACGAGACTCCACAGCTGATGCCGCTACCGATCTTCCTCGCGCACCGCGTGGTGGAGCGCCAGTCGGAGATCCGTCGCGACGGGCGCCTGCCGTGGCTACGCCCCGATGCCAAGTCGCAGGTCACCATCCGCTACGTGGATGGCAAACCGAAAGAAATCGACACCGTCGTGCTGTCGACCCAGCACGCTCCGGACATCGGGTACGACAAGCTCAAGGAAGCGGTAATCGAGGAAATCATCAAGCCGGTGCTGCCGAAAAACATGGTCGGTGCCGGCATCAAGTATCTGGTCAATCCTACCGGAAAATTCGTGGTCGGCGGCCCGCAGGGCGACTGCGGCCTGACCGGCCGCAAAATCATCGTCGATACCTACGGCGGCGCGGCGCCTCACGGGGGCGGCGCGTTTTCTGGCAAAGATCCGTCCAAGGTGGACCGTTCCGCCGCTTACGCCGCGCGCTATGTGGCGAAGAACATCGTTGCCGCCAGGCTCGCCTCCAAATGCCTGGTGCAAGTCGCTTACGCGATTGGCGTGGCGCGCCCGGTGTCGCTGATGGTCAATACCTTCGGCACCGGCAAAATCAGCGACGACAAGATCGTAAAACTCATCGAGGTGCATTTCGATCTGCGACCCAAAGGCATCATCCAGTCGCTCAATCTGCTGCGACCGATTTATCTCAAGACCGCATCCTACGGACACTTCGGCCGCGATGAGCCCGAATTCACGTGGGAAAATTTGGACAAGGCGGCGGCGCTTGCCGCTGACGCAGGCGTGAATCGCGAGGCGGTTCACGCCTGA
- a CDS encoding lipid A biosynthesis acyltransferase: MIVRIGLALVWLLHFLPLGVLVKLGEWMGMLLFVLGHERRHVARTNLQLCFPQWSDEKRENILRQHFRAFGRNFLEHGILWWSSRERIERLVRIEGLENWQAVRNQPVIWLAPHFVGLDMGGVRITSEYPLVSMYSQQKNSLVNGLLLHGRTRFGTAILVSRQEGIRPIINALREGVPFYYLPDMDFGPRDSLFVPFFGVPAATIPGLSRLARMTGAKVVPCVTRQLPGGAGYVLKFYPAWDDFPGDNIEADTRRMNAFIEERVLEMPEQYYWLHRRFKTRPSGEPKPY, translated from the coding sequence ATGATAGTCCGCATTGGCCTTGCGCTGGTGTGGCTGCTGCATTTTTTGCCGCTTGGCGTTTTGGTCAAGCTCGGCGAATGGATGGGCATGCTGCTGTTTGTGCTCGGCCACGAACGCCGCCACGTGGCTCGCACCAATCTACAGCTGTGTTTTCCGCAGTGGAGCGATGAAAAGCGCGAGAACATATTGCGCCAGCATTTCCGCGCCTTCGGCCGCAATTTTCTGGAACACGGTATTTTGTGGTGGTCATCGCGTGAGCGCATTGAAAGACTGGTGCGCATCGAAGGTCTGGAAAACTGGCAAGCGGTGCGCAACCAGCCGGTAATCTGGCTTGCGCCGCACTTCGTGGGACTCGACATGGGTGGCGTGCGCATCACCAGCGAATATCCCCTTGTGTCGATGTACAGCCAGCAGAAGAATTCGCTAGTGAACGGCCTACTCCTGCATGGGCGCACACGCTTTGGTACCGCGATACTGGTATCGCGGCAGGAAGGCATCCGTCCCATCATCAACGCATTGCGTGAGGGCGTGCCGTTTTACTATTTGCCGGACATGGATTTCGGGCCCCGCGATTCCCTGTTCGTGCCTTTTTTCGGCGTCCCTGCCGCAACCATTCCTGGCTTGTCGCGGCTCGCGCGCATGACCGGAGCGAAAGTCGTGCCTTGTGTGACCCGACAGCTTCCAGGCGGTGCGGGTTATGTGCTTAAGTTCTACCCTGCGTGGGATGATTTTCCAGGCGATAATATCGAAGCCGACACGCGACGTATGAACGCCTTTATCGAAGAACGGGTGCTGGAAATGCCGGAACAGTATTACTGGTTGCA